In a single window of the Litorilituus sediminis genome:
- a CDS encoding PilZ domain-containing protein, which produces MASYDDKRNFYRMMLNTEVVVTIIDDEVNTQVTATCRDLSATGMALEMEHPLDIATCVRVKVDSASNQVQALDASGRVVRVEEESKDCYLIGITIEEID; this is translated from the coding sequence ATGGCGAGTTATGATGATAAGCGAAACTTTTATCGAATGATGTTAAACACGGAGGTCGTGGTAACTATTATTGATGATGAAGTGAATACTCAAGTGACGGCAACGTGCCGAGATTTGAGTGCAACAGGGATGGCGCTTGAGATGGAACATCCGTTAGATATTGCCACCTGTGTACGAGTCAAGGTTGATTCTGCCAGCAATCAAGTTCAAGCACTCGATGCAAGTGGTCGAGTGGTCCGTGTTGAAGAAGAGAGTAAAGATTGTTATCTCATCGGCATTACCATTGAAGAGATAGATTAA
- a CDS encoding class I SAM-dependent methyltransferase: MSSRIYLNVGREKSLLRRHPWVFSKAVNKIKGKPMLGETVDIFDSKGKWLAKGAYSPDSQIRVRVWSFDEHQQIDRDFFLQKLSNAQARRDWFIAQGKLTGYRLIAGESDGLPGITIDKYDNFIVCQLLSAGADFHRFTLVDCLKELYPGCHIYERSDVDVRKKEGLEPTTGWLTEPLDSTECVIEEHGIKIHVDVANGHKTGFYLDQRDSRVVAGKYGKGKTVLNCFSYTSTFSLHCAANDAEKVINVDVSQAALDMGKRNLALNNLSDKQVEFIKEDVFKLLRRYREEKQSFDMIILDPPKFVESKAQLTGACRGYKDINMLAMQLLKPGGTLLTFSCSGLMDASLFQKVVADAALDAKRNVYFVERLQQAADHPIASNYPEGYYLKGLVCQVE, from the coding sequence ATGTCATCAAGAATTTATTTAAATGTTGGAAGAGAGAAATCTTTATTACGCCGACACCCTTGGGTTTTCTCAAAAGCTGTCAATAAGATCAAAGGTAAACCTATGCTTGGGGAAACCGTAGATATCTTTGATAGTAAAGGAAAATGGTTAGCAAAAGGCGCCTATTCTCCAGACTCACAGATTCGTGTAAGAGTATGGAGTTTTGATGAACATCAGCAAATTGATAGAGATTTCTTCTTACAAAAATTATCCAATGCGCAAGCGAGAAGAGACTGGTTTATTGCACAAGGAAAGCTAACAGGCTATCGATTAATTGCCGGCGAATCTGATGGTCTGCCCGGCATTACCATAGATAAATACGATAACTTTATTGTTTGTCAGCTATTAAGTGCTGGTGCAGACTTTCACCGATTTACTTTAGTAGACTGCTTAAAGGAGCTCTACCCAGGCTGTCATATTTATGAGCGCTCTGATGTTGATGTCAGAAAAAAAGAAGGTCTTGAGCCGACAACAGGTTGGTTAACTGAGCCGCTAGACTCTACTGAATGCGTTATTGAAGAACACGGTATTAAAATTCACGTTGATGTTGCTAATGGTCATAAAACGGGCTTTTATTTAGATCAGCGCGATTCACGCGTTGTTGCAGGTAAATATGGTAAAGGGAAAACAGTACTCAATTGCTTCTCTTATACCAGCACCTTCTCATTGCACTGTGCTGCTAATGATGCTGAAAAAGTCATTAATGTCGATGTATCACAAGCGGCATTAGATATGGGTAAGCGTAACTTAGCATTAAATAATTTATCCGACAAACAAGTCGAATTTATAAAAGAAGATGTTTTTAAATTGCTACGTCGTTACCGTGAAGAAAAACAAAGCTTTGACATGATAATTCTCGACCCACCTAAATTTGTTGAGTCTAAAGCGCAACTAACCGGTGCTTGTCGAGGTTATAAAGATATAAACATGCTTGCTATGCAATTACTGAAACCAGGCGGCACCTTATTAACCTTTTCATGCTCTGGATTAATGGACGCTAGCTTATTCCAAAAAGTGGTTGCCGATGCTGCCCTTGACGCCAAGCGTAATGTCTATTTTGTTGAGCGCTTACAACAAGCAGCAGATCACCCTATCGCCTCAAACTACCCAGAAGGCTACTACCTTAAAGGCTTAGTTTGCCAGGTGGAATAA
- a CDS encoding acylphosphatase → MNVSYIAHISGRVQGVYFRASSQQQAIDYGLSGYARNLADGDVEVLLCGEEKNIERMLEWLAHGPEQAEVTSIQHKKIPWQDHPFFSIG, encoded by the coding sequence ATGAATGTAAGCTATATTGCTCATATATCAGGACGAGTACAAGGTGTTTATTTTCGCGCTTCTAGCCAACAACAAGCAATTGATTATGGCTTAAGCGGTTACGCAAGGAACTTGGCTGATGGTGATGTTGAGGTATTATTATGTGGCGAAGAAAAAAACATTGAACGTATGCTCGAGTGGCTTGCTCATGGGCCAGAGCAAGCCGAAGTTACCTCAATTCAACATAAAAAAATACCTTGGCAAGATCATCCTTTTTTCTCGATAGGTTAG
- a CDS encoding DUF1653 domain-containing protein: MIQAGIYQHFKGSYYKVLHIARHSETEEYLVVYHPQETPDDIWVRPLAMFDETIEREGKTIKRFTLIANQ, from the coding sequence ATGATACAAGCAGGCATTTATCAACACTTTAAAGGTAGTTATTACAAGGTTCTACATATTGCACGCCATAGCGAAACTGAAGAATACCTTGTTGTGTACCACCCACAAGAAACCCCTGATGACATTTGGGTTAGACCCCTAGCAATGTTTGACGAAACTATTGAGCGCGAAGGTAAAACAATAAAACGTTTTACCTTGATTGCTAACCAATAA
- the cysK gene encoding cysteine synthase A, translating into MSTIFKDNSTSIGNTPLVKLNRVINEKNSDGQASANVYAKVEARNPSFSVKCRIGASMVWDAEEKGLLTEGKEIVEPTSGNTGIALAFVAAARGYGITLTMPNTMSLERRKLLAALGAKLELTDGAKGMNGAIARAKEIAESNPDKYVLLGQFDNPANPKIHEETTGPEIWRDTEGNIDIFVAGVGTGGTLTGTSRYIKLTEGKKITTVAVEPTDSPVISQALAGEELQPGPHKIQGIGAGFIPGNLDLEMVDAVETVSNEDAMNMAHRLMKEEGILAGISSGAAVVAAKRLAEAPENQGKNIVVILPSSAERYLSSPLFAESFSDKELVQ; encoded by the coding sequence ATGTCTACAATATTCAAAGATAATTCAACATCTATTGGCAACACGCCATTAGTGAAATTAAATCGCGTTATTAATGAAAAAAACAGCGATGGTCAAGCAAGTGCTAACGTTTATGCAAAGGTTGAAGCAAGAAACCCAAGCTTTAGCGTAAAGTGCCGTATCGGTGCAAGCATGGTTTGGGATGCAGAAGAAAAAGGCTTATTAACTGAAGGTAAAGAGATTGTAGAGCCTACCAGTGGTAACACAGGTATTGCCCTAGCCTTCGTCGCTGCAGCACGCGGCTATGGCATAACCCTTACTATGCCAAATACGATGAGCTTAGAGCGTCGTAAACTTTTAGCTGCACTTGGCGCAAAATTAGAACTTACTGATGGTGCTAAAGGCATGAATGGTGCCATTGCTCGTGCTAAAGAAATTGCTGAGTCAAACCCAGATAAATATGTATTATTAGGTCAGTTTGACAACCCAGCTAACCCTAAAATTCACGAAGAAACCACTGGCCCTGAAATTTGGCGCGATACTGAAGGTAATATTGATATCTTCGTTGCTGGCGTTGGTACGGGTGGTACATTAACAGGTACAAGCCGTTACATTAAGTTAACTGAAGGCAAAAAAATTACTACCGTTGCTGTTGAGCCAACAGACTCTCCTGTTATTTCTCAAGCACTTGCTGGTGAAGAGTTACAACCTGGTCCTCACAAAATTCAAGGTATTGGTGCTGGTTTCATTCCTGGTAACTTAGATTTAGAAATGGTTGATGCCGTTGAAACGGTAAGCAATGAAGATGCGATGAATATGGCTCACCGCTTAATGAAAGAAGAAGGTATTTTAGCCGGTATTTCTTCAGGCGCTGCCGTAGTTGCTGCAAAACGTTTAGCTGAAGCACCAGAGAATCAAGGTAAGAATATCGTGGTGATCTTACCAAGCTCTGCAGAGCGTTACCTTTCTAGCCCATTATTTGCAGAAAGCTTTTCTGATAAAGAATTAGTACAGTAA
- a CDS encoding META domain-containing protein: MKTSITALTMTLILFLSACANNVKPSATSTVPPGKANQQLIGHWLVEYIDSKPVIDKSPAKLIFLEKNKLAGSASCNNISARYNKNAEKLSITKVATTRRMCTESLMTQEARFLKTLAKVRHYQIKHDMLYLYNENNQVVFKASRSQTISR, from the coding sequence ATGAAAACCTCTATCACCGCTTTAACTATGACGCTGATATTATTTTTGAGCGCCTGCGCCAATAACGTCAAGCCTTCTGCTACATCAACAGTACCGCCTGGCAAGGCAAACCAGCAATTAATAGGTCATTGGCTAGTTGAGTATATTGACAGCAAACCAGTTATTGATAAAAGCCCAGCTAAGCTCATTTTTTTAGAGAAAAATAAGCTAGCAGGCTCAGCTTCATGCAATAATATTTCCGCACGCTACAATAAAAATGCAGAAAAATTATCAATCACGAAAGTGGCAACCACCAGAAGAATGTGTACTGAAAGTTTAATGACGCAAGAAGCACGCTTTTTGAAAACACTAGCTAAGGTAAGGCATTATCAAATAAAGCACGACATGCTTTACCTTTATAACGAAAACAACCAAGTCGTTTTTAAAGCAAGTCGCAGTCAAACTATATCGCGCTAA
- a CDS encoding carbohydrate binding family 9 domain-containing protein, with protein sequence MYKLSSYSLPLLLCGFLCSIPTSFAQEPSPSKSNIESENLESKNLAVIGSGNISVPYLAQEITLDGELDDAIWQQANTVSLNLVNSPWQNLPSPINTEAKIIENGKYLYIAFIADDPEPEKIQGFLGDRDTKWSDDIVGIKLDTHNNRRLNYEFFVNPMGVQNDAIFNEITGEANDLWDGIWYSYGKITERGYQVEIAIPYNILNFEEDGKEKQWAIELLRIYPRETTLRISHTPLDRDNPCWLCQYPEAVGFANAETGNNIRLTPAVTASKNQTKDIYAPNSQWQDDNDMAAGLDLRWGIDANNSLNATINPDFSTVEADAGQLSINKTFSLFYDEKRAFFLDNSDYFKSNYDLVYTRNIVAPDYGAKFTGRAQKHSYGVFMTNDTETNFFMPGNLSSDIATLKQDSHSAALRYRYDHNEDLSLGAISTIRESDNYHNYVAGFDGKYRFNDSNAVRAQFLTSSTQYPDDLYKSFCLDSDCEGEFSDQTYKLDFNHDSEYWQAHLGHENIGKNFRADLGYMPKVDLQKSQARLSRLFYAEQNSLWQEAKLSGNWHLHHNENGEFIERYISTNFEIDGPKQLFLDITLSNADKVGLRHDDSSLAIEGNTTTFTENQLNIFAEAQPHARLFFYVDLTLGDKIDYNNDRLGELTEVATNVTWHITKHLELDLSQTYSQLDADNENRQYSDNVYTANLTDLRLSYQFDVQSYIKLSMVYTNIDRNPHNNPHIAVSEKNNYLSTQLLYAYKLNPQTVFFLGYSDSSFQDDELSKLTREKRTFFTKLSYSWMP encoded by the coding sequence ATGTACAAGCTAAGCAGTTATAGCTTACCTCTGCTACTTTGTGGCTTTTTATGCTCAATACCAACTAGTTTTGCCCAAGAGCCTTCACCAAGCAAGAGTAATATAGAAAGCGAGAATTTAGAGAGCAAAAATTTAGCCGTTATCGGCTCAGGTAATATTAGCGTTCCCTATCTAGCCCAAGAAATTACCTTAGACGGCGAATTAGATGATGCCATTTGGCAACAAGCCAATACCGTATCGCTTAATTTAGTTAATAGTCCGTGGCAAAATTTGCCCAGCCCAATAAACACCGAAGCCAAAATCATTGAAAATGGTAAATATCTCTACATTGCCTTTATTGCCGATGATCCTGAGCCTGAAAAAATTCAAGGTTTTTTAGGTGATCGAGACACAAAATGGTCTGATGATATTGTTGGCATAAAACTCGATACCCATAATAACCGCCGCTTAAACTACGAATTTTTTGTTAACCCTATGGGTGTACAAAACGATGCTATTTTTAATGAAATTACCGGTGAAGCCAATGATTTATGGGATGGTATTTGGTATTCCTATGGCAAAATCACTGAACGTGGTTATCAAGTAGAAATTGCTATCCCCTACAATATTCTCAACTTTGAAGAAGACGGCAAAGAAAAGCAATGGGCGATTGAGCTACTGCGTATTTACCCAAGAGAAACTACCTTACGAATCTCACATACGCCGCTTGATAGAGATAACCCCTGCTGGCTTTGCCAATACCCCGAGGCCGTTGGTTTTGCTAATGCTGAAACTGGCAATAATATTCGCTTAACACCAGCCGTTACCGCCAGCAAAAATCAAACTAAAGATATCTATGCTCCCAATAGTCAGTGGCAAGATGATAACGACATGGCGGCAGGCTTAGATTTACGCTGGGGTATTGATGCAAACAACTCTTTAAACGCCACAATCAATCCTGACTTTTCCACCGTTGAAGCTGATGCGGGTCAATTAAGTATTAATAAAACCTTTTCGTTATTTTACGATGAAAAGCGTGCCTTCTTTTTAGATAACAGCGATTACTTTAAGTCTAATTATGATTTAGTTTACACGCGAAACATCGTTGCTCCTGACTACGGGGCCAAATTTACTGGTCGAGCACAAAAGCACAGCTACGGTGTATTTATGACCAATGATACTGAAACCAACTTCTTTATGCCGGGCAATTTAAGCTCAGATATTGCCACGTTAAAACAAGACAGTCATTCAGCTGCCTTAAGGTATCGCTACGATCATAATGAAGACCTTTCACTTGGTGCTATTTCAACCATCAGAGAATCTGATAACTACCATAACTATGTTGCAGGTTTTGATGGCAAATACCGGTTTAATGACTCTAATGCCGTGAGAGCACAGTTTTTAACCTCCAGCACGCAATACCCAGATGACTTATATAAAAGCTTTTGCCTAGACAGTGATTGCGAAGGTGAATTTAGCGACCAAACTTATAAGCTCGACTTTAATCACGACTCTGAATACTGGCAAGCTCACTTAGGCCATGAAAATATCGGTAAAAACTTTCGCGCTGATTTAGGTTATATGCCAAAAGTTGATTTGCAAAAATCACAAGCTAGGCTGTCACGGTTATTCTACGCTGAGCAAAACAGTCTTTGGCAAGAAGCAAAACTTTCGGGTAATTGGCACTTACACCATAATGAAAATGGTGAGTTTATTGAGCGTTATATCAGCACTAACTTTGAAATAGATGGCCCGAAACAGCTTTTTCTTGATATTACCTTAAGCAATGCCGATAAAGTAGGCTTAAGACATGACGATAGCTCGTTAGCAATTGAGGGCAACACCACCACCTTCACAGAAAATCAACTGAACATATTTGCTGAAGCACAACCTCATGCCCGACTATTCTTTTATGTTGATCTCACCTTAGGTGACAAAATAGATTACAACAATGATCGCTTAGGTGAATTAACAGAAGTGGCGACTAATGTTACTTGGCATATTACCAAGCACTTAGAGCTCGACTTAAGTCAAACCTATAGTCAGCTTGATGCTGACAACGAAAATAGACAATACAGTGATAACGTTTATACCGCTAACCTAACTGACTTAAGACTTTCATATCAATTTGATGTGCAAAGCTATATCAAGCTCAGCATGGTGTATACCAATATAGATAGAAACCCACATAATAATCCGCATATCGCGGTATCAGAAAAAAACAATTATTTATCCACTCAACTGCTATATGCGTATAAACTTAATCCACAAACCGTGTTTTTCTTAGGTTACTCAGATAGTAGCTTTCAAGACGATGAGCTAAGTAAACTAACGCGAGAAAAACGAACCTTCTTCACTAAATTAAGTTATTCGTGGATGCCTTAA